A single Thermoanaerobacterium sp. RBIITD DNA region contains:
- a CDS encoding YiiX/YebB-like N1pC/P60 family cysteine hydrolase has translation MGVQASTKYSPKNKDILKISEISSVNVEEFKFKEVMKKKSILKKKDFYKRFLMLNGAIMISKPFEADEVKKFYVSLYDLIRNINSEEVFGIKLPVRSNDTINYKNSISFDKFTIGDIIVATSQGFHVQGAIRHAAIFDSRRYHGSIDDKCLLTAEPDQGVIYETIRFYRENFSEAWGLTVPKATIEERIKAVDEVSKFVGKPYSWRADKNDDDNWYCSKVPWAAYKKASGIDIDGNGGFWVLPIDIFTSKETEVFEYSNS, from the coding sequence ATGGGCGTACAAGCAAGCACTAAATATTCACCAAAAAACAAAGATATCTTAAAAATCAGTGAAATATCTAGTGTAAATGTTGAAGAATTTAAATTTAAAGAAGTGATGAAGAAAAAAAGTATTTTAAAGAAAAAAGACTTTTATAAAAGATTTCTTATGCTGAATGGTGCTATTATGATATCGAAACCTTTTGAGGCTGATGAGGTAAAAAAATTTTATGTAAGTTTATATGACTTAATTAGAAATATCAACTCTGAAGAAGTATTTGGAATAAAACTTCCTGTTAGAAGTAATGATACAATTAATTACAAAAACAGTATTTCATTTGACAAGTTTACGATAGGAGACATAATAGTAGCAACAAGCCAAGGATTTCACGTGCAAGGTGCAATAAGGCATGCTGCAATATTTGACAGCAGAAGATATCATGGAAGCATCGATGATAAGTGCCTTTTAACGGCAGAACCAGACCAAGGCGTGATTTATGAGACCATAAGATTTTACAGAGAGAATTTTAGCGAAGCATGGGGACTGACAGTTCCAAAGGCCACAATAGAAGAGAGAATCAAAGCCGTTGATGAAGTATCTAAGTTTGTTGGAAAACCTTACAGTTGGAGAGCTGATAAAAACGATGATGATAACTGGTATTGCTCAAAAGTCCCATGGGCCGCATACAAAAAGGCATCAGGAATAGATATAGACGGAAATGGAGGCTTTTGGGTGTTGCCAATTGACATCTTTACTTCAAAGGAAACAGAGGTATTTGAATATTCTAATTCATAA
- a CDS encoding TSUP family transporter yields the protein MSLEYILSLCVIGFIAAFIDSIAGGGGIISLPGLMVLGVPPAYALGTNKFASTCASFTSSMTFIKYKVYDINLLKYLVFGTLIGAILGVKAVLLLDSSKLRIIIIILMIFVAIYTLLSKNVGNVNNFKGVYKKTIVIGLIISIVLGFYDGFFGPGTGSFYIFLFIILLGYDFRISAGNGKILNFVSNVTSLVLFAMNSKIIYSAAIPMAIAMIIGARFGTKVAIKSGAKLIRPILVCVTIAYAIKMVFDIIK from the coding sequence TTGTCATTAGAATATATACTATCATTATGCGTAATAGGATTTATTGCTGCATTTATTGATTCTATAGCAGGTGGGGGAGGCATAATAAGCCTTCCAGGGCTTATGGTTTTAGGCGTGCCTCCTGCATATGCTCTTGGGACCAATAAATTCGCATCAACGTGTGCGTCTTTTACAAGTTCTATGACTTTCATAAAATACAAAGTATATGATATCAATTTATTGAAATACCTTGTTTTCGGGACATTAATAGGAGCAATTTTAGGTGTTAAGGCGGTTTTGTTATTAGATAGTTCAAAATTGAGAATCATCATAATAATATTAATGATATTTGTTGCAATATATACATTGCTATCGAAAAATGTCGGAAATGTAAATAATTTTAAAGGTGTTTATAAAAAGACGATAGTAATTGGACTTATTATATCTATAGTTTTGGGTTTCTATGATGGCTTTTTTGGACCTGGCACAGGCTCTTTTTATATTTTTTTGTTTATAATATTATTGGGGTATGACTTCAGAATAAGCGCTGGGAATGGAAAGATACTTAATTTTGTAAGCAATGTTACATCATTAGTCCTATTTGCTATGAACAGTAAGATAATTTATTCTGCAGCAATTCCTATGGCAATTGCTATGATAATTGGTGCCAGATTTGGTACGAAAGTGGCAATAAAAAGTGGTGCTAAGTTAATACGACCTATACTTGTATGTGTTACTATAGCATATGCTATTAAAATGGTATTTGATATTATAAAATGA
- a CDS encoding anhydro-N-acetylmuramic acid kinase, translating to MNRLKRIYEKDERFVIGIMSGTSVDGIDTALVKIKGRGVNTKVELIEFENYAFSKAIREKIFELFNPNTSSVDKICHMNFLLGEFFADAVLRIIKKVGFAPDDIDLIGSHGQTIYHIPMDIEDSGYSIKSTLQIGEAAVIAERTGIVTVSDFRVRDMAAGGQGAPLVPYTEYLLYREKNKTIALQNIGGIANVTVLPKNCKLEDVMAFDNGPGNMVIDEVTKRVTEGNMSYDKDGLLAEKGKINDLLLNKLLNDDYFKKMPPKTTGREYFGVQYSDKLMEFAKNLRIDKFDLIATVTALTAKSIALSYKDFVIPKYGLDKIIIGGGGSYNKTLLRMIKNYLNKIDVLTQEDIGYNSDAKEAVAFAVLANETINGNYNNVPNATGAHHPVVMGKISL from the coding sequence ATGAATAGATTAAAAAGGATATATGAAAAAGATGAGAGATTTGTAATTGGGATAATGTCAGGTACATCTGTCGATGGTATTGACACTGCTCTGGTTAAGATAAAAGGAAGAGGTGTTAATACTAAAGTTGAGCTTATAGAATTTGAAAATTATGCATTTTCAAAAGCTATAAGAGAGAAAATATTTGAACTTTTTAATCCTAATACAAGTTCAGTTGATAAAATTTGCCATATGAATTTTTTACTTGGCGAATTTTTTGCTGATGCAGTTTTACGAATTATAAAAAAAGTGGGATTTGCGCCAGATGACATTGACTTAATTGGTTCACATGGGCAGACAATATATCATATTCCAATGGATATTGAAGATAGTGGGTATTCCATAAAATCCACATTACAAATAGGTGAAGCGGCAGTTATTGCAGAAAGGACAGGAATTGTTACAGTATCTGATTTTAGAGTTAGAGATATGGCGGCTGGTGGGCAAGGCGCACCACTTGTTCCCTATACAGAATATCTTCTTTATCGTGAAAAGAATAAGACGATAGCTCTTCAAAATATAGGTGGTATAGCAAATGTAACTGTATTACCAAAGAACTGCAAGCTTGAAGATGTAATGGCATTTGATAATGGGCCAGGAAACATGGTAATTGATGAAGTGACAAAAAGGGTAACAGAAGGGAATATGAGCTATGATAAAGATGGGCTGTTGGCCGAAAAAGGTAAAATAAATGATTTGTTGCTCAATAAACTATTAAACGATGACTATTTTAAAAAGATGCCGCCAAAGACAACAGGAAGAGAATATTTTGGTGTACAATATTCAGACAAATTAATGGAATTTGCTAAAAATTTGAGAATTGATAAATTTGATTTAATAGCAACTGTAACGGCCTTAACTGCAAAGTCAATTGCGTTAAGTTATAAAGATTTTGTCATTCCTAAGTATGGACTTGATAAAATTATAATAGGTGGTGGAGGAAGTTATAATAAGACACTTTTAAGGATGATAAAGAACTATCTAAACAAAATTGATGTGCTTACACAAGAGGACATTGGATATAATAGCGATGCAAAAGAGGCAGTTGCCTTTGCGGTATTAGCGAATGAAACAATAAATGGAAATTACAACAATGTTCCTAATGCGACCGGTGCACATCACCCTGTTGTAATGGGAAAAATTTCTTTATAA
- the dusB gene encoding tRNA dihydrouridine synthase DusB: MKIGDIEIKNNVFLAPMAGVTDKPYRRICSDMGCGFQYTEMVSAKGLYYGSENTEFLTDIDDEENVALQIFGSDPYIMGEIAKRLNTSKAKTIDINMGCPTPKIVKNGDGSALMMHPDVAESVIKAVVKNSIKPITIKIRKGWDDDHINAVEIAKMAESCGVKAVAIHGRTREQFYSGRADWDIIKKVKDNLKIPVIGNGDIFTPEDAKRMIDETGCDAVMVGRGAEGNPWIFKRIVHYLNTGEILPEPTVSEKIDMILKHLDMMIDYKGEHVGILEMRKHIAWYLKGIRGASKIKQMVFTMSNYKEVKDLLLSVKSFT; encoded by the coding sequence TTGAAGATAGGTGACATAGAAATCAAAAACAATGTATTTTTAGCACCTATGGCAGGTGTTACAGATAAACCGTACAGGCGCATATGCAGTGATATGGGATGTGGCTTTCAATACACTGAAATGGTTAGTGCTAAAGGTCTTTACTATGGAAGCGAAAATACGGAATTTCTTACAGACATAGATGATGAGGAAAATGTGGCACTGCAGATATTTGGCTCTGATCCTTATATAATGGGTGAAATTGCAAAGAGATTAAACACATCAAAAGCAAAGACAATAGATATAAACATGGGATGCCCAACTCCGAAAATAGTAAAAAATGGTGATGGCTCAGCTTTAATGATGCATCCTGATGTGGCAGAAAGCGTGATTAAAGCAGTAGTGAAAAACTCTATTAAGCCTATCACTATAAAAATAAGAAAAGGATGGGACGATGATCACATAAATGCTGTGGAGATTGCTAAAATGGCTGAAAGCTGTGGCGTAAAAGCGGTTGCTATACACGGCAGGACGAGAGAACAGTTTTACTCAGGTCGCGCCGACTGGGATATTATAAAGAAAGTGAAAGATAATCTAAAAATACCTGTAATAGGCAATGGAGATATATTTACACCGGAAGACGCAAAAAGAATGATAGACGAGACGGGCTGCGATGCAGTAATGGTTGGCAGAGGGGCAGAAGGGAATCCGTGGATTTTTAAAAGAATTGTTCACTATCTAAATACAGGTGAAATTCTGCCAGAGCCTACCGTAAGCGAAAAAATTGATATGATTTTAAAGCACCTTGACATGATGATAGATTACAAAGGAGAACATGTTGGAATATTGGAGATGAGAAAGCATATAGCATGGTATCTAAAAGGTATCCGCGGCGCATCTAAGATAAAGCAAATGGTATTTACGATGTCTAACTATAAAGAGGTTAAAGACCTGTTACTTAGTGTTAAAAGTTTTACATAG
- a CDS encoding 5'-nucleotidase C-terminal domain-containing protein codes for MFKNKGRFISVFVALFMVFSMFISSIPQTAFAATSKTFDFVEVTDFHGNLQASGKLSDGTAITQERGSVLAKQIKDIKAANPDTVVLSGGDMFQGTPLSNVLKGQPVINMMKSIGFDAMTLGNHEYDWGIDSIIDTNNATLKNSSIPVLAANVYDKTTGKPVNYTKPYVLLERDGVKIGIIGIVDNKEFPDIIMPAFIKDVDFKDPVPIVNDLAQQLRKNGAQIVVVLAHMGAITDKNTGATTGNLIDFAKQVKGVDAIFGGHTHTIVATKVNGIPVGVANNAGFGYIDLKITLNADGTVTTGDMKYNDDYNLYNTKTPVVDPDVQAIIDKAVNDAGPLFKQVIGTADIDLTRAQSAEPYGDSILGNWVSEVTKDAVKADIGFANNGGLRIDVPKGDITVGTMYTLMPFDNTIVTMSMTGAQIKTVLEQGVQDGGKGIQVAGLKFKYDPSKPSMQRVFDMKKSDGTPIDMNAKYLVATNNFMGAGGDGFKEFVDPDVQKTYIDTQKLVRDALIDAVKAQKNVTSKIDNRIAPATMPVSNGTTVTVLATSDLHGNLVPWDYSSAKSANQGLAKVATYVNQVRSQNPNVVLADNGDTIQGTPLSYYYDKIDTTTEYPMAKAMGAMKYDTWTLGNHEYNYGFDVLNRVIKNMQKENIHVLSANTYKDDGTNFVEPYYIKTITTPQGDVKVGILGLTTKTIPSWEDKAHYAGLNFNDLVEEANKWVPKVRAAGADIVVVAMHSGEESASDTIPENQVKAVATGVNGIDAIIAGHTHAVIQQDTYKNPAGQNVIVTEPGKWGQYVSQIDFNISKDSNGKWVIDNKTSKAVKMDDSIQADPTIMQLAESYQDATLKYVGTKIGVASGDFLGTDQLTKETALMDLINKVQKYYAKTDLSIAAPLSSSAQILKGDVTIQDMMRVYVYENYLYGIKMTGKQLKDWMEWSVRYYQQVKSPQDPITKDKTLNIPDYNLDQLYGASYTIDLTQPAGSRIKNLSVNGKPVKDSDVFTVAINNYRFNGGGGFMKAAGITNPEVVFDSAKVYGDDGQVRNLMIKYIQEKGTIDPTVDNYWTISKTSESGENPVPAPTPNPVPTPSTAPSNYGVVTASVLNVRSGAGTQYSVVGLLYAGKVVNLIGKVNDWYQIDYNGKTGYIYSKYVAATPNPSNVVVLKKVRVTAKSGLNVRVNNSTAARRIGAVPYGTELKVVGEYNGWYQVEYNNGYGYVYAGYTK; via the coding sequence ATGTTTAAAAACAAAGGCAGGTTTATAAGTGTTTTTGTTGCTCTTTTCATGGTTTTCAGCATGTTTATATCAAGCATACCTCAGACTGCATTTGCAGCGACATCTAAGACTTTTGATTTCGTTGAGGTAACGGACTTTCATGGAAATTTACAAGCATCCGGCAAACTGAGTGATGGAACAGCAATAACACAGGAGAGGGGCTCTGTTCTTGCAAAACAGATAAAAGACATTAAAGCAGCAAACCCAGACACAGTCGTGCTATCTGGCGGAGATATGTTTCAAGGTACACCACTTTCTAATGTTTTAAAAGGTCAACCTGTCATTAACATGATGAAAAGCATAGGATTTGATGCGATGACCCTAGGAAATCATGAGTATGACTGGGGTATTGATTCTATCATTGATACTAATAATGCAACACTTAAAAATTCTTCAATACCAGTTTTAGCTGCAAATGTATATGACAAGACGACAGGTAAACCAGTTAATTACACTAAACCATATGTTTTGCTTGAAAGAGATGGAGTTAAAATAGGCATAATAGGCATTGTAGACAATAAAGAATTTCCAGATATAATAATGCCTGCGTTTATAAAAGATGTAGATTTTAAAGATCCTGTTCCTATCGTAAACGACCTTGCACAGCAATTAAGAAAAAATGGTGCACAGATCGTAGTAGTACTAGCACATATGGGTGCGATTACAGATAAAAATACTGGTGCAACAACAGGAAATCTCATTGATTTTGCAAAACAGGTTAAAGGTGTTGACGCAATATTTGGAGGACATACACATACTATTGTTGCAACAAAAGTCAATGGAATTCCTGTAGGGGTTGCAAATAATGCCGGATTTGGGTACATTGATTTAAAGATTACGTTGAATGCCGATGGAACAGTTACCACAGGTGATATGAAATATAACGATGATTACAACCTTTATAATACAAAAACACCTGTAGTTGATCCAGATGTACAAGCTATCATTGATAAAGCGGTTAATGATGCTGGTCCTTTATTTAAGCAAGTTATAGGCACAGCAGATATAGATTTAACAAGAGCACAGAGTGCTGAGCCTTATGGTGATTCAATACTTGGCAATTGGGTATCAGAAGTAACAAAAGACGCAGTTAAAGCAGACATAGGATTTGCCAATAATGGAGGACTTAGAATTGATGTTCCAAAAGGTGATATAACAGTCGGAACAATGTACACACTTATGCCGTTTGATAATACAATTGTTACCATGAGCATGACAGGCGCACAGATTAAAACAGTACTTGAACAAGGAGTACAAGATGGTGGAAAGGGCATACAGGTAGCAGGACTTAAATTTAAATATGATCCATCTAAACCATCAATGCAAAGAGTATTTGATATGAAAAAATCTGATGGTACTCCTATTGATATGAATGCAAAATACCTCGTTGCAACAAATAACTTCATGGGAGCAGGCGGAGACGGATTTAAAGAATTTGTAGATCCGGATGTTCAAAAGACTTATATAGATACACAAAAATTAGTTAGAGATGCTTTGATTGACGCAGTAAAAGCTCAAAAGAACGTAACATCAAAGATTGATAATAGAATAGCACCGGCTACGATGCCTGTATCAAACGGTACAACAGTGACCGTTCTTGCAACATCAGACTTACACGGAAACTTGGTACCTTGGGATTACAGCAGTGCAAAATCAGCAAATCAAGGTCTTGCAAAAGTAGCTACATATGTAAATCAGGTAAGGTCTCAAAATCCGAATGTAGTATTAGCTGATAATGGCGACACAATACAGGGAACACCCCTCTCATACTACTACGATAAAATAGATACAACCACAGAATATCCAATGGCAAAAGCAATGGGTGCTATGAAATATGATACATGGACACTTGGAAACCACGAGTACAACTACGGTTTTGATGTATTAAATCGAGTTATAAAAAATATGCAGAAAGAAAATATACATGTATTATCAGCAAATACTTATAAAGATGATGGAACAAACTTTGTAGAGCCGTATTACATTAAGACAATTACAACACCACAAGGTGATGTTAAAGTAGGCATACTTGGTCTTACAACAAAGACAATACCGTCATGGGAAGACAAGGCACATTATGCAGGGCTGAACTTCAATGACCTTGTAGAAGAAGCAAACAAATGGGTACCGAAGGTAAGAGCCGCGGGTGCAGATATAGTAGTTGTTGCAATGCATTCAGGCGAAGAATCTGCATCAGATACAATACCAGAAAACCAGGTAAAGGCAGTAGCGACTGGCGTGAATGGTATTGACGCAATCATAGCAGGACATACACATGCGGTTATACAGCAGGATACCTACAAAAACCCAGCTGGACAAAATGTTATAGTAACCGAGCCAGGCAAATGGGGTCAATATGTATCGCAAATAGACTTCAATATCTCGAAAGATTCAAACGGTAAATGGGTAATAGACAATAAGACAAGTAAAGCCGTAAAAATGGATGATTCAATACAAGCAGATCCAACAATAATGCAGCTTGCAGAATCTTATCAAGATGCAACATTAAAATATGTAGGGACAAAGATAGGAGTGGCATCTGGCGATTTTCTTGGAACAGATCAATTAACAAAAGAGACAGCTTTGATGGACCTTATAAACAAAGTTCAGAAATACTATGCAAAGACTGACCTTTCAATTGCAGCACCACTTAGCAGTTCAGCGCAGATACTAAAAGGCGATGTAACAATACAGGATATGATGAGAGTCTATGTATATGAAAACTACTTATATGGAATAAAGATGACAGGTAAGCAATTGAAGGATTGGATGGAATGGTCAGTAAGGTATTATCAGCAGGTAAAATCACCACAAGATCCAATAACAAAGGACAAGACATTGAATATACCAGATTATAATCTCGACCAGTTATATGGTGCATCATATACAATAGATTTAACACAGCCAGCAGGAAGCAGAATAAAAAATCTATCTGTTAATGGCAAACCTGTCAAAGACAGTGACGTATTTACCGTTGCTATTAATAACTACAGGTTTAATGGTGGCGGTGGATTCATGAAAGCAGCAGGAATAACAAATCCAGAAGTAGTCTTTGATTCAGCAAAAGTATATGGTGATGATGGACAGGTTAGAAATTTAATGATAAAGTACATTCAAGAAAAAGGCACAATAGACCCAACAGTTGACAACTACTGGACAATATCTAAAACATCTGAATCTGGAGAAAACCCAGTACCAGCTCCAACACCAAATCCTGTACCGACACCAAGTACAGCACCTTCAAATTACGGCGTTGTTACTGCATCAGTTCTAAATGTAAGGTCTGGCGCAGGAACACAATATAGCGTAGTAGGTTTATTATACGCAGGAAAAGTAGTAAATCTTATAGGCAAAGTAAATGACTGGTATCAAATTGATTATAACGGAAAGACAGGATATATATACAGTAAATATGTAGCTGCAACGCCGAACCCGTCGAATGTAGTTGTTCTTAAGAAAGTAAGAGTAACTGCTAAGAGCGGATTAAATGTTAGAGTAAATAATTCAACAGCTGCAAGAAGAATTGGCGCTGTACCATATGGAACGGAATTAAAGGTAGTAGGTGAATACAATGGCTGGTATCAAGTAGAATACAATAATGGATATGGCTATGTATATGCCGGCTATACAAAATAA